One genomic segment of Virgibacillus doumboii includes these proteins:
- a CDS encoding YqeG family HAD IIIA-type phosphatase, whose amino-acid sequence MLRKFLPNEHVKSIFNIDPVSLRQKGIKGIITDLDNTLVAWDVKNATPDIIQWFKEMKEQEIKVTIISNNKQERVKLFSEPLDTPFVYSARKPLSHAFKSAAREMKLKKEDIVVIGDQLLTDVLGGNFAGFYTILVVPIVDTDEKLTQFNRKIERRILSYMRKKGKISWEE is encoded by the coding sequence TTGTTAAGAAAGTTTTTGCCAAACGAACATGTGAAAAGTATATTTAATATTGATCCGGTTTCATTAAGACAAAAAGGTATCAAAGGAATTATTACTGACTTGGACAATACACTTGTGGCATGGGATGTTAAGAATGCAACGCCGGACATAATTCAATGGTTTAAAGAAATGAAAGAACAGGAAATTAAAGTTACGATTATTTCAAATAATAAACAGGAACGTGTAAAGCTGTTTTCCGAACCACTTGATACACCATTCGTATACAGTGCGAGAAAGCCGCTTAGCCATGCTTTCAAAAGTGCAGCCAGGGAAATGAAGTTAAAAAAAGAAGATATTGTGGTAATTGGTGATCAGCTGCTGACTGATGTCCTGGGAGGTAATTTTGCAGGGTTCTACACAATTCTTGTGGTCCCAATAGTGGATACGGATGAAAAACTCACGCAATTCAACCGTAAAATAGAGCGAAGAATTTTAAGTTATATGCGTAAAAAGGGCAAGATAAGCTGGGAGGAATAA
- a CDS encoding Na(+)/H(+) antiporter subunit C, with product MEIIISILAGILFATAIYNLLQKQMLRIIIGTVLLSHGAHLFILTMGELKKGQPPILKDGIPDYTDPLPQALILTSIVISFGITALLLVIAYRTANENETDNMEQLRGNEHE from the coding sequence GTGGAAATTATAATCTCGATTCTTGCTGGTATACTGTTTGCTACTGCTATCTATAATCTGCTGCAAAAGCAAATGTTGCGGATCATAATAGGGACTGTTTTATTATCACATGGTGCCCATTTATTTATATTAACGATGGGGGAATTAAAAAAAGGTCAGCCGCCTATCTTAAAAGATGGCATTCCCGACTATACTGACCCTTTGCCCCAGGCACTTATTCTGACTTCGATTGTAATCAGCTTTGGAATAACAGCCTTATTACTGGTTATCGCATACCGTACCGCAAACGAAAATGAAACAGACAATATGGAACAATTAAGGGGTAACGAACATGAGTAA
- the mnhG gene encoding monovalent cation/H(+) antiporter subunit G, which yields MIETWTKIISDIIVAILLLSGTFFILSSAIGIVRFPDVYTRLHAATKASTLGIAGILIGAFLFLFIAHNIVSGKLLLAIVFTLLTAPVSGHMISRAAHRNGVKPVTINRTDAYEEAIQKHKEPVKSDH from the coding sequence TTGATAGAAACTTGGACTAAGATTATATCGGACATCATTGTTGCGATCCTGTTATTATCAGGAACATTTTTCATCCTTTCCAGTGCGATTGGAATTGTACGCTTTCCTGACGTGTACACAAGGCTTCACGCTGCGACAAAAGCCTCGACACTCGGAATAGCCGGTATCCTGATTGGAGCGTTTTTATTTTTGTTTATCGCACACAATATTGTAAGTGGTAAATTATTACTGGCAATTGTATTCACACTTCTTACTGCTCCAGTATCGGGGCACATGATTTCACGAGCAGCTCACCGGAATGGAGTAAAACCAGTTACCATAAATAGAACAGATGCCTATGAGGAAGCTATTCAAAAACATAAAGAACCTGTTAAAAGTGATCACTGA
- the mtnN gene encoding 5'-methylthioadenosine/S-adenosylhomocysteine nucleosidase, with translation MTIGIIGAMDEEIELLKNNMTDTNEETVANCLFIQGKLHGRNVVLLKSGIGKVNAAMATTIMHERFAPSHVINTGSAGGFASELEVGDVVISTQVVHHDVDVTAFDYAYGQVPGMPAMFAADTKLVAKAVQAIKELDVNFSEGIIATGDSFMEDSERVTFVNKKFPGMIAAEMEAAAVAQVCYQYNKPFVVIRALSDIAGKQSSVSFDAFLEKAAKNASNLIMNIIKSI, from the coding sequence ATGACTATAGGAATTATTGGAGCTATGGATGAAGAAATAGAACTTTTAAAGAACAACATGACGGATACAAATGAAGAAACGGTTGCGAATTGTTTGTTTATACAAGGTAAACTTCATGGAAGAAACGTAGTATTATTAAAATCCGGAATTGGAAAAGTTAATGCAGCAATGGCTACTACAATCATGCATGAGAGGTTTGCACCATCCCACGTAATAAATACCGGGTCTGCCGGTGGGTTTGCAAGTGAATTAGAAGTAGGAGATGTGGTAATTTCCACACAGGTTGTCCATCATGATGTGGATGTAACTGCTTTTGATTATGCATACGGGCAAGTTCCGGGAATGCCGGCAATGTTCGCTGCTGATACAAAATTAGTGGCAAAAGCTGTACAAGCTATTAAAGAATTAGATGTAAATTTCAGTGAGGGTATTATAGCAACGGGAGATTCCTTTATGGAAGATTCTGAACGGGTAACATTTGTAAATAAAAAATTTCCCGGAATGATTGCGGCAGAAATGGAGGCAGCAGCTGTTGCCCAGGTTTGCTATCAATATAATAAGCCATTTGTAGTTATACGGGCTTTGTCTGATATAGCCGGAAAACAGTCATCCGTATCATTTGATGCATTTTTGGAAAAGGCAGCCAAAAATGCGTCCAATTTAATCATGAACATAATCAAATCAATTTAA
- a CDS encoding Na+/H+ antiporter subunit E, whose protein sequence is MPFQIVINVIIAIMWMFLKESYSAASFITGYIIGILLLLLLNRFIPDTFYLDRVYKIIKLILLFIKELISSNIDIVKLVYKRKPEFEPGIFAMPTELKSNWEITLLANLITLTPGTLSVAVSHDNTHIYIHAMDIDDINESIYSIKNTFEKAISEVTR, encoded by the coding sequence ATGCCTTTTCAAATTGTTATAAATGTAATCATAGCAATAATGTGGATGTTCCTGAAAGAAAGTTATTCGGCAGCAAGCTTTATTACCGGGTACATAATTGGAATTCTGCTGCTGCTTCTGTTAAACCGGTTCATCCCGGATACGTTTTATCTGGACAGGGTATATAAGATAATTAAATTAATTTTGCTGTTTATAAAAGAATTAATTTCTTCAAATATCGATATTGTGAAACTGGTATACAAACGGAAGCCAGAATTTGAACCCGGGATCTTTGCAATGCCGACCGAATTAAAAAGCAACTGGGAAATCACCCTGCTTGCTAACTTAATCACCCTTACACCGGGAACGCTTTCAGTTGCAGTTTCACACGACAATACTCATATTTATATTCACGCAATGGATATCGATGACATTAATGAGTCGATTTACTCTATTAAAAATACATTCGAAAAGGCTATAAGCGAGGTGACACGATGA
- the yhbY gene encoding ribosome assembly RNA-binding protein YhbY, with protein sequence MLTGKQKRYLRSEAHHLKPIFQVGKTGVNENMTVQISEALEKRELIKVSVLQNCLEDKETVAEQLSDGTDAEIVQIIGKNIVLYKESHDNKQIQLP encoded by the coding sequence ATGCTGACAGGAAAACAGAAACGTTACTTACGGTCAGAGGCACATCATTTAAAACCAATTTTTCAGGTGGGGAAAACAGGTGTAAATGAAAACATGACCGTGCAAATCAGTGAAGCATTGGAAAAGCGGGAGTTGATTAAAGTAAGTGTCTTGCAAAATTGTCTTGAGGATAAAGAGACAGTTGCAGAACAATTATCGGACGGAACCGATGCGGAAATCGTACAAATTATCGGAAAAAATATTGTGCTTTATAAAGAATCGCACGATAACAAGCAAATTCAGTTACCGTAG
- a CDS encoding Na+/H+ antiporter subunit D yields the protein MSNLAALPVIIPLLAGIILAFFPKKLALVRLLTKIFSIINLSVAGYLMWTVFNEGSVILETGDWEAPYGIILVADPLAVLLVFTTNIVAAACAFYAPNSLTDRKERYYFYSFFFFLITGVSGAFLTGDIFNLFVFFEVLLMASYALIVLGGDKVQLRESIKYVLINLFSSMLFVTAVAFLYAAVGTLNMAHIAQRVQEVDQQGILTTVGILLFFVFATKAALFPLYYWMPNSYIVPNPVISALFGALLTKVGIYSIIRVFSLIFVHKIELTHEVFIWIAGLSMIFGIIGALSTNNIKLIIAYNIIPAIGYIIMGVGIFNETAMSGSIYYLVHDMLIKTSLFMIVGAVAYVAGTSDLRKFSGLIHYYPGLGWILFVSAFVLAGIPPFSGFIGKLLLLNGALSSDEIMIVIIALLTSLLILYSIMKIFIRGFWGEKDESFKPKSTKGLIAPIVCLLSLSVMLGIGAEFVYPSIETISEYLLNPEIYIDSVLKE from the coding sequence ATGAGTAATTTAGCAGCTTTACCAGTCATAATTCCGTTACTGGCAGGAATTATTCTTGCATTTTTTCCAAAAAAACTAGCACTTGTCAGGTTGTTAACCAAAATCTTTTCAATCATCAACTTGTCAGTTGCCGGATATTTAATGTGGACTGTCTTTAATGAAGGATCCGTCATTCTGGAAACAGGTGATTGGGAAGCACCGTATGGCATCATTCTCGTCGCAGACCCATTGGCAGTACTGCTTGTTTTCACAACGAATATCGTTGCAGCGGCATGTGCTTTCTATGCACCAAATTCACTGACTGACCGTAAAGAGAGATACTATTTCTATTCATTCTTTTTCTTTTTAATAACTGGAGTTTCCGGTGCTTTTCTGACCGGAGACATATTTAACCTGTTTGTCTTCTTTGAGGTTCTGTTAATGGCCTCCTATGCCCTTATTGTTTTAGGGGGAGACAAAGTTCAGCTTAGGGAATCCATTAAATATGTTTTAATTAACCTGTTTTCTTCCATGCTGTTTGTAACAGCTGTTGCCTTTTTGTATGCAGCAGTTGGTACACTTAACATGGCGCATATCGCTCAGCGTGTACAGGAAGTGGATCAGCAGGGCATTCTGACAACAGTTGGAATTCTGTTATTCTTTGTTTTTGCGACCAAAGCAGCTCTTTTCCCTTTATATTACTGGATGCCAAATTCATATATTGTTCCGAACCCTGTCATATCAGCACTGTTTGGGGCATTACTGACCAAGGTGGGTATTTATTCTATCATTCGTGTGTTTTCATTGATTTTTGTTCATAAAATTGAGTTAACACACGAGGTATTTATCTGGATTGCGGGACTTTCTATGATTTTTGGTATAATTGGTGCACTTTCAACCAATAATATAAAATTGATCATAGCTTATAACATTATTCCGGCAATTGGTTATATTATCATGGGGGTTGGTATTTTCAACGAGACTGCCATGAGCGGCTCCATCTATTATCTGGTACATGACATGCTTATTAAAACATCTTTATTCATGATCGTTGGAGCAGTTGCATATGTTGCCGGAACTTCTGATCTACGTAAATTCAGTGGACTGATTCATTACTATCCGGGACTTGGTTGGATATTATTCGTTTCCGCCTTCGTATTGGCAGGTATCCCCCCTTTCAGCGGTTTCATAGGAAAACTGCTGTTATTGAATGGAGCTTTATCAAGTGATGAAATAATGATTGTTATTATCGCATTGCTGACCAGTTTATTAATTCTTTATTCCATCATGAAAATATTTATCCGGGGTTTCTGGGGAGAAAAGGACGAATCGTTTAAGCCCAAGTCCACAAAAGGCCTAATTGCTCCAATCGTATGTTTACTATCATTATCTGTTATGCTTGGAATAGGAGCGGAATTTGTTTATCCTTCCATCGAAACTATTTCGGAATATTTACTTAACCCGGAAATCTATATTGATTCAGTACTAAAGGAGTAA
- a CDS encoding YrhC family protein → MKDNKDQLNIKLKDNQRFIATLLILASYLYIGAFINTYIKLSPDGSGLTILAFAITILAGILTFQSHRMKIKIEKNERV, encoded by the coding sequence ATGAAAGATAATAAAGATCAGTTAAATATAAAATTGAAAGACAATCAACGCTTTATTGCTACGTTACTAATATTGGCCTCCTACTTATATATTGGTGCCTTCATAAATACGTATATTAAATTATCACCTGATGGAAGTGGACTTACGATACTGGCTTTTGCAATAACGATATTAGCTGGAATATTAACCTTTCAATCACATCGTATGAAAATAAAAATAGAGAAAAATGAGCGCGTATGA
- the yqeH gene encoding ribosome biogenesis GTPase YqeH, with the protein MEEIYCQGCGAPIQTTDPEKQGYTPKSSLDRETVLCKRCFRLKHYNEIQDVSITDDDFLNMVSEIRDTDGIVVHLIDIFDVNGSMIKGLPRIVGEKPVLLVGNKMDLLPKSTKKRKLTQWLRSSAKESGINVEGVYLISSVKGYGLSELTEAIELHRYQKDVYIVGTTNVGKSTFINRLIKQTTGAGDVITTSYFPGTTLGFIEIPLDDETALIDTPGIVNKQQIAHYVSDDDLKIITPNKEIKPRVYQLNNQQTLFFGGLARLDFVKGDRQSFICYFSNDISIHRTKLEKADNLFNEHRGGLLSPPDEKTMEIIPDLTEREFRITNEKTDIVFPGLGWVTVPNGNITVAAHSPKGVNVTLRKSF; encoded by the coding sequence ATGGAAGAGATATATTGTCAAGGTTGTGGTGCCCCCATTCAAACAACTGATCCTGAGAAACAAGGCTATACGCCCAAATCATCACTTGATCGAGAGACTGTGTTATGCAAGCGATGCTTTCGTTTGAAGCATTATAACGAAATACAGGATGTCTCCATTACAGATGATGACTTCCTGAATATGGTAAGCGAAATACGGGACACCGATGGGATTGTAGTTCATCTTATTGATATATTTGATGTCAACGGAAGTATGATCAAAGGACTTCCACGGATTGTAGGTGAAAAACCTGTTCTGTTGGTTGGCAATAAAATGGATTTGTTGCCAAAATCGACAAAAAAACGCAAATTAACCCAATGGCTCAGGTCATCTGCTAAAGAGTCAGGAATCAATGTTGAAGGTGTTTATCTTATTTCATCAGTAAAAGGATACGGGTTGAGCGAATTGACCGAGGCGATTGAACTGCATCGATACCAAAAAGATGTGTATATTGTTGGCACGACGAATGTTGGTAAATCGACGTTTATTAACCGTCTGATCAAGCAGACCACCGGTGCGGGTGATGTCATTACTACATCTTATTTTCCCGGTACAACGTTGGGATTTATTGAAATTCCCCTAGACGACGAAACTGCATTGATAGACACACCCGGCATTGTTAATAAACAGCAAATAGCACATTATGTATCTGATGATGACTTGAAGATAATTACACCAAATAAGGAAATTAAGCCAAGGGTTTACCAATTAAATAATCAGCAGACTTTATTCTTTGGAGGTCTGGCACGTCTGGACTTCGTTAAAGGAGATAGACAATCGTTTATTTGTTATTTCTCAAATGATATATCGATTCACCGGACAAAGCTGGAAAAGGCGGATAATCTTTTCAACGAGCACAGGGGAGGGCTTTTATCACCTCCGGATGAGAAGACAATGGAAATAATCCCTGATTTGACAGAGCGCGAGTTTCGGATTACAAATGAAAAAACGGATATTGTTTTTCCAGGATTAGGATGGGTAACTGTTCCGAATGGAAATATAACAGTAGCTGCCCATAGTCCTAAAGGTGTTAATGTAACGTTACGAAAATCATTTTAA
- the sigK gene encoding RNA polymerase sporulation sigma factor SigK has product MSGILSVLALLIKEALFFVSYVKNHAFPQPLPPEDEAKYIQAMQNGDEDARNKLIEHNLRLVAHIVKKFENTGEDMEDLISIGTIGLIKGIESYSTDKGTKLATYAARCIENEILMHLRALKKVKKDVSLHDPIGQDKEGNEISLIDILEAENQNIIEYIQLNMEIDKMKNYLAILDSREREVIVNRYGLGNQKEMTQREIAKQLNISRSYVSRIEKRALMKVFHEYYRKEKRA; this is encoded by the coding sequence TTGTCGGGTATTTTAAGTGTTCTCGCATTACTAATTAAAGAAGCGCTCTTTTTTGTCTCCTATGTAAAAAACCACGCTTTTCCACAACCCCTCCCGCCGGAAGATGAAGCAAAGTATATCCAGGCAATGCAAAACGGTGACGAAGATGCAAGAAATAAACTGATTGAACATAACTTACGACTGGTTGCACACATAGTAAAGAAATTCGAAAATACAGGAGAAGACATGGAAGATTTAATTTCAATAGGGACTATCGGTTTAATTAAAGGGATAGAAAGTTATTCCACAGACAAGGGAACAAAATTAGCCACTTATGCAGCCCGCTGTATAGAAAATGAAATTTTAATGCATTTACGTGCATTAAAAAAAGTGAAAAAAGATGTTTCTCTGCATGATCCTATCGGTCAGGATAAAGAGGGGAACGAAATAAGTCTGATAGATATTTTAGAAGCTGAAAATCAAAATATCATTGAGTATATTCAGCTGAACATGGAAATCGATAAAATGAAAAATTACTTAGCCATCCTCGACAGCCGTGAAAGAGAAGTAATCGTTAATCGTTACGGGTTGGGCAATCAAAAAGAAATGACGCAAAGAGAAATTGCAAAACAGCTTAATATCTCCAGAAGCTATGTATCACGTATTGAGAAAAGAGCATTAATGAAAGTGTTCCACGAATATTACCGCAAAGAGAAAAGAGCTTAA
- the aroE gene encoding shikimate dehydrogenase — protein sequence MELKLGLIGYPVKHSLSPWIHNRLMERATIAGDYSVIEIGPNDSFEEKLEHMKDSGMTGFNITVPYKKKIIPYLNQLDNNARLIGAVNTVVNKNGEWIGYNTDGTGYVTGLKNNYPNLFGDATRILLIGAGGAARGIYHGLISEGFKCIDLANRTTSSAEKIAELRNSDTKTSILTLKDAEETINDYDLIIQTTSVGMKPEAEKRIISAASVNPNSVVSDIVYQPIETRFLADAKKAGASIHYGHTMLLYQAQYAFELWTGKKTPVDNMESQLKTVLEGR from the coding sequence ATGGAACTCAAACTGGGTCTTATCGGTTATCCGGTGAAACACTCACTGTCACCGTGGATTCATAATCGGTTAATGGAAAGAGCAACTATAGCGGGAGACTATTCTGTTATCGAAATCGGTCCCAATGATTCATTTGAAGAAAAATTGGAACACATGAAAGACAGTGGTATGACTGGATTCAATATTACGGTTCCATACAAAAAGAAAATCATCCCATATCTGAACCAATTAGATAACAACGCCAGGCTGATTGGTGCAGTTAACACAGTAGTAAATAAAAATGGTGAATGGATAGGCTATAATACAGATGGGACCGGGTATGTTACAGGATTAAAAAATAACTACCCAAATCTATTTGGTGACGCAACAAGGATTTTGCTTATCGGCGCTGGCGGTGCTGCACGTGGTATTTATCATGGTTTGATATCAGAAGGGTTTAAATGTATTGATCTAGCCAATCGGACCACGTCCAGTGCTGAGAAAATCGCTGAATTGCGGAATTCGGACACAAAAACTTCCATTCTGACTCTAAAGGATGCCGAAGAAACGATTAATGATTATGATTTGATAATCCAAACTACATCGGTTGGGATGAAACCGGAAGCAGAAAAAAGAATCATTTCAGCAGCTTCCGTTAATCCAAATAGTGTTGTAAGTGATATTGTTTATCAGCCAATTGAAACAAGATTTTTGGCCGATGCAAAAAAGGCTGGTGCTTCGATACACTATGGACATACGATGCTTTTATATCAGGCACAATATGCATTTGAACTTTGGACAGGAAAAAAAACACCTGTTGATAACATGGAATCCCAATTAAAAACTGTTTTGGAAGGAAGGTAA
- a CDS encoding Na(+)/H(+) antiporter subunit F1, with product MSNLLSSADIILQIAIVISIIGLSISLILLLYRIITGPTNADRAVALDAVGMNLMGIAAILAIVLVTTTLNDVILLIGILLFIGTIAIAKFLEKGVIIDRNLD from the coding sequence ATGAGTAATTTACTGTCTTCAGCTGATATAATACTTCAGATAGCAATCGTAATAAGTATAATTGGGCTTTCCATCTCATTGATTTTATTATTATATCGGATAATTACAGGACCAACTAACGCTGACCGGGCAGTGGCATTGGATGCTGTTGGCATGAATTTAATGGGTATTGCAGCAATACTTGCAATAGTTCTTGTTACAACAACATTAAATGATGTTATTTTGCTTATAGGTATCCTTTTATTCATCGGTACAATTGCCATTGCAAAATTTCTGGAAAAGGGTGTTATCATTGATAGAAACTTGGACTAA
- a CDS encoding Na+/H+ antiporter subunit A produces MIYIVLIPLLLACFIPLISKIKHKIHTGAFVFFIPLIIFLYFIRFIGKDFEPIRHTYNWIPSLGINFDFYLDGLSLLFALLISGIGALVVLYSIYYLEKEEPLGHFYVYLLMFMSAMLGVVLSDNIFVLYTFWELTSISSFLLIGYWHFKERSRYGALKSLLITIFGGLSMFGGFILLSVITGTTSIQAMIAQADVILQSPYLPLALGFLLLGAFTKSAQFPFHIWLPDAMEAPTPVSAYLHSATMVKAGLFLVARFSPIFSGYEWFFIIVSIVGIATLCWGSYMAVRQTDLKAILAFSTISQLGMIMAMLGFGTEIAVFAAVFHILNHATFKGSLFMVAGIIDHESGTRDIRKLGGLLTFMPMTATLALFGTFSMAGIPLPFLNGFYSKELFFDSAIHLTEGVNAFTNFLIQVIPYLAVIGSIFTFVYSLYFFFGVFGGKKQLDQLPKRPHEAPFGMLVSPLILVLGVILIGIFPNAVNGTFIAHAAEAVYGAEVVKNVVFWHGLDSTAFQMSLAVVGIGAILVLTRTKWNSIYNIFPGRLSLNKAYDALLNKLDVLSNRVTNSYMTGSLRLYMAIILGTTLVVTFGFLIVTDGFTLDTSNLAEITIIEIAVVLVIIAAAIGTLVAKHNVAAILITGVVGYGVSLLFVIYRAPDLALTQLAVETVSVALFLLCFYHLPKLRKLDESAGSKAVNAFIAIGFGTLMTLIGISAHSTNWFGTISDYFLETSYTLGGGDNVVNVILVDMRGLDTLFEITVLGIAALAIYSLIKLKSNKGAK; encoded by the coding sequence ATGATATACATAGTACTAATCCCGCTTCTCTTAGCTTGCTTTATTCCGTTGATAAGTAAAATAAAACATAAAATACATACAGGTGCTTTTGTTTTCTTTATTCCTCTTATCATATTCCTTTATTTTATCCGTTTTATCGGTAAAGATTTTGAACCGATTAGACATACATATAACTGGATACCTTCACTTGGTATAAATTTTGACTTTTACTTGGACGGGCTCAGCCTTTTATTCGCACTATTGATTAGTGGAATTGGTGCATTGGTGGTATTATATTCCATCTACTATTTGGAAAAAGAAGAACCATTGGGCCACTTTTACGTTTATTTGCTGATGTTTATGTCAGCAATGCTTGGAGTTGTTTTATCAGATAACATTTTTGTTCTTTATACATTCTGGGAATTAACGTCAATCTCATCATTTTTACTGATCGGGTATTGGCATTTTAAAGAACGTTCCAGATACGGTGCATTAAAATCATTGCTGATCACAATTTTTGGTGGTTTAAGCATGTTTGGCGGTTTTATTCTGCTTTCAGTCATTACTGGAACAACCAGTATCCAGGCAATGATTGCACAGGCGGACGTCATTCTGCAAAGCCCATATTTACCACTGGCATTAGGGTTTTTACTGCTTGGTGCTTTTACAAAATCAGCACAATTCCCTTTTCATATCTGGCTGCCGGATGCAATGGAAGCACCTACTCCTGTAAGTGCTTATCTGCATTCAGCTACAATGGTAAAAGCGGGTCTGTTTCTGGTTGCGCGTTTCTCACCAATATTTTCCGGTTATGAATGGTTCTTTATTATTGTAAGTATCGTGGGGATAGCAACACTTTGCTGGGGATCTTATATGGCTGTCCGGCAAACTGATTTAAAGGCAATCCTTGCTTTTTCAACAATCAGTCAGTTAGGCATGATCATGGCAATGCTTGGTTTCGGAACTGAAATAGCTGTTTTCGCAGCAGTATTCCATATCTTAAACCATGCGACATTTAAAGGAAGTCTGTTTATGGTTGCCGGTATCATTGATCATGAAAGTGGTACGCGTGATATCCGTAAGCTTGGCGGATTGTTAACCTTTATGCCAATGACCGCCACACTTGCTTTATTCGGAACATTTTCGATGGCAGGTATACCATTACCTTTTCTAAATGGTTTTTACAGTAAGGAATTGTTTTTTGATTCAGCTATTCATTTAACTGAAGGTGTAAATGCCTTTACAAATTTTCTTATTCAGGTAATACCATACCTTGCAGTTATCGGAAGCATTTTTACCTTTGTTTATTCACTGTATTTCTTCTTTGGTGTTTTTGGCGGGAAGAAACAACTTGATCAATTACCAAAAAGACCGCATGAAGCACCGTTTGGAATGCTTGTTTCTCCTCTAATCTTAGTATTGGGTGTTATTCTGATCGGTATTTTCCCGAATGCAGTAAACGGAACATTTATTGCACATGCTGCTGAAGCGGTATATGGTGCAGAAGTTGTTAAAAATGTTGTTTTTTGGCATGGTCTTGATTCAACAGCATTCCAGATGTCCTTAGCAGTTGTAGGGATTGGTGCCATACTGGTTTTGACCCGTACAAAATGGAATAGCATTTACAATATATTTCCTGGTAGATTAAGTCTGAATAAAGCGTATGATGCTTTGTTAAACAAATTGGATGTACTTTCAAATAGAGTAACTAATTCTTATATGACAGGATCGTTACGTTTATATATGGCTATCATTTTAGGTACCACATTGGTAGTTACCTTTGGGTTTTTGATTGTAACAGACGGATTTACATTGGATACTAGCAATTTAGCTGAAATAACGATTATCGAAATTGCTGTTGTTCTTGTAATTATCGCTGCCGCTATAGGTACATTGGTTGCAAAACATAATGTTGCGGCAATACTGATTACCGGTGTCGTTGGCTATGGTGTATCACTTCTGTTTGTTATTTACAGAGCACCTGATTTAGCATTAACACAATTAGCGGTTGAAACAGTGTCAGTAGCATTATTTTTACTATGCTTTTATCACCTGCCAAAGCTTCGAAAGCTGGATGAATCAGCAGGTTCCAAGGCAGTTAATGCTTTTATCGCTATCGGTTTTGGGACGTTGATGACACTTATCGGAATATCCGCACACAGTACAAACTGGTTCGGAACCATATCAGACTATTTTCTTGAAACATCCTACACGCTTGGCGGCGGTGATAACGTCGTAAATGTTATTCTCGTCGATATGCGTGGACTGGATACGTTATTTGAAATAACCGTTCTCGGAATTGCAGCACTTGCTATATACAGCCTCATAAAACTGAAAAGTAACAAGGGGGCGAAATAA
- a CDS encoding sporulation histidine kinase inhibitor Sda, with product MEHLSDELLIESYYKANELKLSPEFVNLIKKEIDKRSLSHKLKYSS from the coding sequence ATGGAACATTTGTCAGACGAATTATTAATAGAATCCTACTACAAAGCAAATGAATTAAAATTAAGCCCTGAATTTGTAAATCTGATTAAAAAGGAAATTGACAAAAGATCTTTATCGCACAAATTGAAATATTCAAGCTAA